From Paraflavitalea devenefica, the proteins below share one genomic window:
- a CDS encoding YajQ family cyclic di-GMP-binding protein, protein MPSFDIVSKVDAQALDNAVNVTTKEITNRFDFKGSHVVINLDKKEFKINLETEDDMKMRQLIDVLINRAHKQGIAPQAFDTSRESYPSGKVTKQEVSVRNGLKQEDAKKIVKLIKDSGLKVQAQIMDDTVRVTGKKIDDLQEVIQLCRGAELGIPLQYENMRS, encoded by the coding sequence ATGCCCTCATTCGATATCGTTAGTAAAGTAGACGCCCAGGCATTGGACAATGCCGTAAACGTTACTACCAAGGAAATTACCAACCGGTTTGACTTCAAGGGGTCCCATGTAGTGATCAACCTGGATAAAAAGGAGTTTAAGATCAACCTGGAAACAGAGGACGACATGAAGATGCGCCAGCTCATTGATGTATTGATCAACCGCGCCCATAAGCAGGGCATTGCCCCCCAGGCGTTTGATACCTCCAGGGAATCCTATCCCAGTGGCAAGGTGACCAAGCAGGAGGTAAGCGTACGCAATGGCCTCAAGCAGGAAGATGCCAAAAAGATCGTAAAGCTGATCAAGGATTCCGGCCTTAAAGTACAGGCCCAGATCATGGATGATACCGTACGGGTGACCGGCAAAAAGATTGATGACCTGCAGGAAGTGATACAACTATGCCGGGGGGCGGAACTGGGTATTCCATTGCAATATGAGAATATGAGGAGTTAG
- the rfaE2 gene encoding D-glycero-beta-D-manno-heptose 1-phosphate adenylyltransferase — MRKADIIPSKIFTLPELIKRIAQWRAIGKTVAFTNGVFDIMHRGHIYSLSQAAREADYLIVGLNSDASTKRLKGDARPVNDEQARSTVMAALLMVDAVVLFEEDTPLELIKAVMPDVLVKGGDYTEEQIVGAKEVKANGGKVVINPIVEGYSTTGIIGKINQL; from the coding sequence ATGCGCAAAGCGGACATCATCCCAAGCAAGATCTTCACACTTCCGGAGCTGATTAAAAGAATAGCCCAATGGCGCGCAATCGGTAAAACAGTCGCTTTTACCAATGGTGTTTTTGATATCATGCACCGCGGACATATTTATTCCCTGTCACAGGCCGCCAGAGAGGCCGATTACTTAATAGTAGGTTTAAATTCTGATGCTTCCACCAAAAGGCTCAAAGGAGATGCCCGTCCTGTGAATGATGAGCAGGCGCGCAGCACGGTGATGGCTGCATTACTCATGGTAGATGCCGTAGTACTTTTTGAAGAAGACACCCCGCTGGAACTCATCAAAGCGGTGATGCCCGATGTACTGGTAAAAGGCGGCGATTATACAGAAGAACAGATCGTAGGCGCCAAAGAAGTAAAAGCCAATGGCGGTAAAGTAGTCATCAATCCAATTGTGGAAGGATACTCAACAACGGGGATCATCGGGAAAATAAATCAACTGTAA
- a CDS encoding lysylphosphatidylglycerol synthase transmembrane domain-containing protein codes for MNKKLLSVLQYIIFLGLGIFLVWWSMRKVSDKDWEDIQNAFRNANYWLLLPVITALLLSHYSRAIRWKILMEPLGYKPRISNTYMAVLIGYLANLAVPRLGEVLKCTALARYEKVPADKLVGTIVAERAFDLICLAIVMTIAIVTQSDIIGPYATGLLNDILGSKTSGLSATKIIILLAIVVIGFAGAWYVFKKFSHISFIYKIKRIVQGIWQGLTSVRYVKSKGWFIFHSVFIWAMYLVSVRIGMYAMQETTVYGTKESLSVLSTGSIAMIITPSGIGAYPLLVQETMALYGLKESLGLAFGWLMWTVQFFQILISGFVALALLPYFNKKQKESHAQSGHHPKQDLHTSGAD; via the coding sequence ATGAATAAAAAGCTTCTAAGCGTACTGCAATACATCATCTTTCTGGGGCTTGGAATCTTTTTAGTATGGTGGTCAATGCGCAAGGTTTCTGATAAAGACTGGGAAGATATTCAGAATGCCTTCCGTAATGCCAATTACTGGCTCTTATTACCGGTTATTACCGCTTTACTGCTCAGCCACTACAGCCGCGCCATCCGCTGGAAAATACTCATGGAGCCACTGGGTTATAAACCCCGTATCTCCAATACCTATATGGCGGTGCTCATCGGCTACCTGGCCAACCTCGCCGTTCCCCGCCTCGGAGAAGTATTAAAATGTACAGCCCTGGCCCGCTATGAAAAAGTACCGGCCGATAAGCTGGTAGGCACCATTGTAGCCGAAAGGGCTTTCGACCTGATATGCCTGGCCATTGTTATGACAATCGCTATTGTCACCCAGTCGGACATCATTGGGCCTTATGCTACAGGCCTCCTCAATGATATACTGGGTTCCAAAACCAGCGGCCTGAGCGCCACCAAAATCATCATCCTGCTGGCCATCGTAGTCATTGGGTTCGCCGGCGCCTGGTATGTATTTAAAAAATTCTCCCATATATCCTTTATCTATAAGATCAAACGCATTGTGCAAGGTATATGGCAGGGACTTACCAGTGTGCGGTATGTAAAAAGCAAAGGCTGGTTTATCTTCCATTCTGTATTCATCTGGGCCATGTACCTCGTGAGTGTGCGCATTGGCATGTACGCTATGCAGGAGACCACGGTCTATGGCACCAAAGAATCTTTATCTGTACTATCCACCGGCAGTATCGCCATGATCATAACGCCCAGCGGAATAGGCGCCTATCCCCTGCTCGTACAGGAAACAATGGCGCTCTATGGGTTAAAAGAAAGCCTCGGGTTAGCTTTCGGCTGGCTGATGTGGACTGTTCAATTCTTCCAGATACTCATCAGTGGATTTGTTGCCTTAGCTTTGCTGCCATATTTCAATAAGAAGCAAAAAGAATCCCATGCGCAAAGCGGACATCATCCCAAGCAAGATCTTCACACTTCCGGAGCTGATTAA
- the tpiA gene encoding triose-phosphate isomerase: MRKQIAAANWKMNCTYQQGEELLDNILGANISLADHRQVVFAVPFPYLIMANSEVADEKNYFIAAQNCYHKKSGAYTGEVSAEMLHSIGIKYCVLGHSERREYFQESNKMLAEKLDLCLEYGITPIFCCGEPLSIREAGTQNAYVETQLKESLFHLPDSAMAKIVIAYEPIWAIGTGKTASSDQAQEMHAHLRSVLANQYGPLLAGNISILYGGSVKANNAKDLFARPDVDGGLVGGASLNAEEFIAIINALK; this comes from the coding sequence ATGCGTAAACAAATTGCTGCTGCGAACTGGAAAATGAACTGTACTTATCAGCAGGGGGAGGAATTATTGGACAATATCCTGGGTGCTAATATCAGTCTGGCCGATCACCGGCAAGTGGTCTTTGCAGTGCCTTTCCCTTACCTGATCATGGCTAATAGTGAAGTGGCTGATGAAAAGAATTATTTTATAGCAGCACAGAATTGTTACCATAAAAAATCCGGCGCCTATACCGGTGAAGTGTCGGCAGAAATGCTGCATTCCATCGGCATCAAATACTGCGTACTGGGACATAGCGAACGTCGTGAATATTTCCAGGAAAGCAATAAGATGCTGGCTGAAAAGTTAGACCTCTGCCTGGAATATGGCATTACGCCTATTTTTTGTTGTGGTGAACCCCTCAGCATCCGGGAGGCCGGTACACAGAACGCTTATGTGGAAACTCAATTGAAAGAATCCCTGTTCCATCTCCCGGACAGCGCTATGGCCAAGATCGTGATCGCTTATGAACCCATCTGGGCCATCGGCACGGGTAAGACCGCCAGCTCGGACCAGGCACAGGAAATGCATGCGCACCTCCGCAGTGTACTGGCTAATCAATATGGGCCCTTACTGGCCGGTAATATCTCCATTTTATACGGAGGCAGCGTGAAAGCCAATAATGCCAAAGACCTGTTTGCCCGTCCGGATGTGGATGGCGGACTGGTAGGCGGCGCTTCCCTGAATGCGGAAGAGTTTATTGCCATTATCAATGCCCTGAAATAG
- a CDS encoding hemerythrin domain-containing protein, with protein MERNSVLQPFLSHLASDRQICTQILGNIMAGKSSKITKQAVVNFWVNNLQKHIEAEEKTLIPFLVRHRFNLQYTNLLHREHDTIRVLAERLPAGQEGDYLYEAFVKLVHEHLLFEDKVIFAQIQETIPEQELAQLRLVA; from the coding sequence ATGGAACGAAATTCCGTACTACAGCCGTTTCTAAGCCACCTGGCCAGCGACCGCCAGATCTGCACCCAGATACTGGGCAATATCATGGCCGGCAAAAGCAGCAAGATAACCAAGCAGGCCGTGGTGAACTTCTGGGTTAATAACCTTCAAAAACACATTGAGGCCGAAGAAAAGACCCTGATCCCCTTCCTGGTCCGGCATCGTTTTAACCTGCAATACACCAACTTATTGCACCGTGAGCATGATACCATCCGGGTATTGGCAGAGCGGCTGCCCGCAGGGCAGGAGGGTGATTACCTGTACGAGGCTTTTGTAAAGCTGGTACATGAGCACCTGCTGTTTGAAGACAAGGTAATTTTTGCCCAAATCCAGGAAACCATTCCGGAGCAGGAACTGGCGCAATTGCGCCTGGTAGCGTAA
- the ccsA gene encoding cytochrome c biogenesis protein CcsA, whose product MDYIGEHLLPGQLGHLLVVLSLVASIVACIAYFKSANAKLPDEAVSWRKIGRIAFITDALSVIAVFGIILFIIVQHYYEYYYAYNHSDRSLSPKFLLASIWEGQEGSFLLWTLWHSILGLILIRTAKKWEAPVMTVISFAQICMATMVLGLYVFNLKIGSTPFMLTRHQFSNAPIFNNPDYLSMVQDGVGLNQLLQNYWMVIHPPVLFLGFASTIVPFAFAIAGLWKKEYGGWTKTALPWSLFSGGILGLGIMMGAYWAYESLSFGGYWAWDPVENASLVPWLILVAGIHTQIVYNATGHSLRATHFFFIATFLLILYSTYLTRSGDLQDTSVHAFTGSGMNWQLRLLVFVFLVPSLWLFIARYKKIPHIAKEENSYSREFWMFIGSLVLFLSAIFIGVATSLPVINKIFGTSFAIGEDREFPYNRIMIFVAVVLGILTAITQYLKYKNTAKGQFFKKLALPTGIALAISISVSVWGHVNYDKFGAGFLTAIHLALFASIYTVIANAGYIWSGMNGKLKAAGASVAHVGFGIMLVGVLISSSKKEVLSMNFINPLNFGPDQKEKGVENLTLYQGVRTDMGKYWATYVEDSVTEKGKMTYFRIDMESKDGKERFPLYPDLIKNTKGQEGYSNNPDARHYWNKDIFVYINYSTKMQETKDTSQYRAQNVKVGDTIFYSNGYMILDSVTANPQTDKYKPEPGDVGIMANFSVVTREQTKLKAQPLLYVRDNNTYHIMDSVFSQGLSVSLSKVADDKHIEIRVKESAQMVPFIALKVLQFPFIKLVWLGTVLMVIGFIMSMVRRISLLKPIGEAQAARKKPVVQQEEPVSGN is encoded by the coding sequence ATGGATTATATTGGTGAACACCTGTTGCCCGGACAGCTTGGTCATTTGCTGGTAGTGCTTTCTTTAGTAGCCTCCATCGTGGCCTGTATTGCTTATTTTAAATCTGCCAATGCCAAACTGCCCGATGAAGCAGTAAGCTGGCGGAAGATAGGACGTATTGCCTTTATCACCGATGCGCTTTCCGTAATAGCCGTATTTGGCATTATCCTCTTCATCATTGTACAGCATTATTACGAATATTATTACGCCTATAATCATTCCGACAGGTCACTGTCGCCCAAATTCCTGCTCGCCAGTATCTGGGAAGGGCAGGAGGGCAGTTTCCTGTTGTGGACCTTGTGGCATAGCATATTAGGTTTGATCCTCATCCGTACCGCCAAAAAATGGGAAGCGCCGGTCATGACGGTCATCAGCTTCGCCCAGATCTGTATGGCTACGATGGTGCTGGGGCTATATGTGTTTAACCTCAAGATCGGCAGCACGCCCTTCATGCTTACCCGCCACCAGTTTTCCAATGCGCCTATCTTCAACAACCCCGATTATCTTTCCATGGTGCAGGATGGGGTAGGCCTGAACCAATTGTTGCAGAACTACTGGATGGTGATCCATCCCCCGGTATTGTTCCTGGGTTTTGCCTCTACCATTGTTCCCTTTGCGTTTGCCATAGCCGGCCTTTGGAAAAAGGAATACGGTGGCTGGACCAAAACCGCATTGCCCTGGTCATTGTTCTCCGGCGGTATATTGGGACTGGGCATAATGATGGGGGCGTACTGGGCTTACGAATCGCTCAGCTTCGGTGGCTATTGGGCATGGGACCCGGTGGAAAATGCCTCCCTCGTTCCCTGGCTTATATTGGTAGCCGGCATCCATACCCAGATCGTATATAATGCTACCGGTCATTCACTCAGGGCCACGCATTTCTTCTTTATTGCTACCTTTTTGCTCATCTTATATTCCACCTACCTTACCCGCAGCGGCGACCTGCAGGATACTTCCGTGCATGCCTTTACAGGAAGTGGTATGAACTGGCAGCTCCGGTTGCTGGTCTTTGTTTTCCTGGTGCCTTCTTTATGGCTGTTTATTGCGCGGTATAAAAAGATCCCGCATATTGCCAAAGAAGAAAACTCATATAGCCGGGAATTCTGGATGTTTATCGGCTCGCTGGTATTGTTCCTGTCGGCCATCTTTATCGGCGTGGCTACTTCGCTTCCGGTGATCAATAAGATATTCGGCACCAGCTTTGCCATCGGGGAAGACCGGGAATTTCCCTATAACCGTATCATGATCTTTGTAGCGGTTGTATTGGGAATACTTACGGCCATTACCCAGTATCTGAAGTATAAGAACACGGCCAAAGGGCAGTTCTTTAAAAAGCTGGCCCTGCCTACCGGCATTGCGTTGGCTATATCCATATCAGTGAGTGTATGGGGCCATGTTAATTATGATAAATTCGGCGCGGGTTTCCTGACTGCTATCCACCTGGCACTGTTTGCCAGCATTTATACCGTAATAGCCAATGCCGGCTATATCTGGAGCGGCATGAATGGTAAGCTGAAAGCAGCCGGTGCATCTGTGGCGCACGTGGGCTTTGGCATTATGCTCGTGGGCGTGCTTATCTCCTCTTCCAAAAAAGAGGTATTGTCCATGAACTTTATCAACCCGCTCAACTTTGGCCCCGACCAGAAAGAGAAAGGGGTGGAGAACCTCACTTTATACCAGGGCGTTCGCACCGATATGGGAAAATACTGGGCTACTTATGTAGAGGACTCGGTAACGGAAAAAGGCAAGATGACTTATTTCCGTATCGACATGGAAAGCAAGGATGGCAAAGAACGTTTCCCGCTCTACCCTGATCTGATCAAGAACACCAAAGGCCAGGAAGGATATTCCAACAACCCCGATGCCCGCCACTACTGGAATAAAGATATTTTCGTATACATCAATTACTCCACCAAAATGCAGGAGACAAAAGATACATCGCAATACCGCGCACAAAATGTGAAGGTGGGCGATACGATCTTTTATTCCAATGGTTACATGATACTGGATAGCGTGACGGCCAATCCGCAAACGGATAAATACAAGCCTGAGCCGGGCGATGTGGGTATTATGGCCAACTTCAGCGTTGTAACCCGTGAGCAAACAAAACTGAAAGCGCAGCCCCTTCTGTATGTGCGGGATAATAACACGTACCATATTATGGATTCTGTATTCTCCCAGGGTTTATCGGTAAGCCTGTCCAAAGTGGCCGACGATAAGCACATCGAAATACGGGTGAAAGAATCTGCCCAGATGGTGCCTTTTATTGCGCTTAAAGTACTTCAGTTCCCCTTTATCAAACTCGTATGGCTTGGCACCGTGCTGATGGTTATCGGATTTATCATGAGTATGGTGCGCAGGATCAGTTTGCTGAAACCAATTGGTGAGGCACAGGCAGCCAGGAAGAAACCAGTAGTACAACAAGAGGAGCCGGTTTCCGGCAATTAA
- a CDS encoding type B 50S ribosomal protein L31: protein MKKGIHPEGYRFVVFKDMSNGYSFLSRSTAPTKETIKFEDGKEYPLIKLEISNTSHPFYTGQNVLVDTAGRIDKFKKRYEKKK from the coding sequence ATGAAAAAAGGCATCCATCCCGAAGGTTATCGGTTCGTTGTTTTCAAGGACATGAGTAATGGTTACAGTTTTTTGAGCCGTTCTACAGCCCCTACCAAAGAGACTATTAAGTTTGAAGATGGTAAGGAGTATCCGTTGATAAAGCTTGAAATTTCAAATACTTCTCACCCGTTCTATACTGGTCAGAATGTATTGGTTGACACTGCTGGTAGAATTGATAAGTTCAAAAAGCGTTACGAAAAGAAGAAATAA
- the panC gene encoding pantoate--beta-alanine ligase: MIIFKEAAALARHLQKQRTMQRKTGFIPTMGALHEGHLALVQEARQHTSITVCSIFVNPTQFNDPNDYKKYPNTLDKDIYQLEKTGTDILFLPSVDEMYPHSIHGLEHYDLGYLETVLEGQYRPGHFQGVCQVMSRLLQKVQPDELFMGQKDYQQCMVVQWLLQHLKMNTRFVAVPTIREKDGLAMSSRNMRLPEADRKKAPAIYHALEHIRRHITPGSLTPLLQEARDLLEKEGFKIDYVAVADAHSLSPTDTWDGKQPLVALIAAFLGEVRLIDNRQVTK; this comes from the coding sequence ATGATCATTTTTAAGGAGGCTGCTGCATTGGCCAGACATCTTCAAAAGCAGCGGACGATGCAACGGAAAACAGGCTTTATTCCCACAATGGGAGCATTGCACGAAGGACATCTCGCCCTGGTGCAGGAAGCCCGGCAACACACGTCCATCACAGTATGCAGCATCTTCGTAAACCCCACCCAGTTCAATGACCCTAATGATTATAAGAAGTATCCCAATACACTGGACAAGGACATTTACCAGTTGGAGAAAACCGGAACAGATATCCTCTTCCTGCCGTCTGTGGATGAAATGTATCCACACAGTATCCACGGGCTGGAACATTATGACCTTGGCTACCTCGAAACCGTGCTTGAAGGCCAATACCGCCCCGGCCATTTCCAGGGAGTATGCCAGGTCATGAGCCGCTTGTTGCAGAAAGTGCAGCCCGATGAGTTATTTATGGGCCAGAAGGATTACCAGCAATGTATGGTGGTACAATGGCTCTTACAGCATTTAAAAATGAATACCCGTTTTGTGGCCGTTCCCACCATCCGCGAAAAGGACGGACTGGCGATGAGCAGTCGCAATATGCGATTACCGGAAGCAGACCGGAAGAAGGCGCCGGCCATTTACCACGCGCTGGAACATATCCGCCGGCATATAACTCCGGGATCCCTCACTCCCCTCCTGCAGGAAGCCCGGGACCTCCTCGAAAAAGAAGGATTCAAAATAGATTATGTAGCTGTGGCCGACGCCCATTCTTTATCCCCCACCGATACCTGGGATGGCAAACAGCCCCTGGTAGCCCTCATCGCCGCCTTTTTAGGCGAAGTAAGGCTGATTGATAATAGGCAGGTAACTAAATAA
- a CDS encoding DUF4294 domain-containing protein — protein sequence MVSKRIILGCLMWVAASLCLTSHSMAQEKDTIPLPPGVEQPELGPNDTIPVPAMIIGNQLVPSGNLEWLWVTAPYPKHLLKKRQEWTRLRNAIYVTYPYARKAGVIINEINSKLAGVTDKEQRKKYLKTREKELKKEFADPLSNLSVYQGRVLMKLINRQTGNNCYDIIKEYKGGFTARMYQTVAFFFNSNLKQPYNPQGNEREMEMIVQEVEKMYRM from the coding sequence ATGGTATCCAAACGCATTATATTGGGCTGTTTGATGTGGGTGGCGGCATCTTTATGCCTCACCAGTCATTCCATGGCCCAGGAAAAGGATACCATTCCTTTGCCGCCCGGCGTGGAGCAACCCGAACTGGGGCCTAATGATACGATCCCGGTACCCGCCATGATCATAGGCAACCAGCTTGTTCCTTCCGGCAACCTGGAATGGCTATGGGTAACGGCTCCCTATCCCAAACATTTATTGAAAAAGCGGCAGGAGTGGACGAGGCTCCGCAATGCCATTTATGTTACCTACCCTTATGCCCGTAAGGCCGGCGTTATTATCAATGAGATCAATAGCAAACTGGCCGGTGTTACGGATAAGGAGCAGCGCAAGAAATACCTGAAGACAAGGGAAAAAGAGCTGAAGAAAGAATTTGCCGATCCCCTCAGTAACCTGTCGGTATACCAAGGCAGGGTGCTGATGAAGCTCATTAACCGGCAAACCGGTAATAACTGCTACGATATTATTAAGGAATACAAAGGCGGCTTTACTGCCCGCATGTACCAGACTGTTGCTTTCTTCTTCAACAGCAATCTAAAACAGCCCTATAACCCGCAAGGCAATGAAAGGGAAATGGAAATGATCGTGCAGGAAGTGGAAAAGATGTACCGGATGTAG
- a CDS encoding cytochrome c maturation protein CcmE domain-containing protein, which produces MKKIHIVILVCIAASIMVLLSFMGDLSTYETLASARQKEGKTVTVITQLDRSFPIEYNPAVNPNLTTFHVMDSLGNKARVVYYFEKPFDMEKSDRIVLKGKMRGDLFEISRKDGILIKCPSKYKDDPKAAYNNLSQN; this is translated from the coding sequence ATGAAGAAGATCCACATTGTCATCCTTGTGTGCATTGCTGCCAGTATCATGGTGTTGCTGAGTTTTATGGGTGATCTTTCTACGTATGAAACCCTTGCCTCTGCCCGCCAGAAAGAAGGTAAAACGGTTACTGTCATCACCCAACTGGACAGGTCTTTCCCCATCGAATACAATCCGGCTGTCAATCCCAACCTCACCACTTTCCATGTCATGGACTCCCTGGGTAATAAGGCCCGGGTAGTATATTACTTCGAGAAACCTTTCGATATGGAAAAGAGTGACCGTATTGTTCTGAAAGGCAAAATGAGGGGTGACCTATTTGAAATCAGCCGTAAAGACGGCATCCTCATCAAATGCCCTTCCAAGTACAAAGATGACCCTAAAGCAGCCTACAATAACCTCTCTCAAAATTAA
- the panD gene encoding aspartate 1-decarboxylase, translating into MDIEVLKSKVHRAVITEANLNYVGSLTLDEDLMDAANMIEHEKIQVVNVNNGSRIETYLIKGKRGSGVCCLNGPAARQGAAGDIVIIISYARMDFEKAKTFKPWLVFPKEGNKL; encoded by the coding sequence ATGGACATAGAAGTGCTTAAGTCGAAGGTACACCGGGCAGTGATAACAGAAGCTAATCTGAATTACGTTGGTAGCCTTACCCTGGATGAAGACCTGATGGATGCAGCCAATATGATTGAACACGAAAAAATTCAGGTGGTCAATGTCAACAATGGCTCCCGCATCGAAACCTATCTGATCAAAGGTAAAAGAGGCTCCGGTGTTTGCTGCCTCAACGGACCAGCCGCCCGCCAGGGGGCTGCAGGCGATATAGTGATCATTATTTCCTATGCACGCATGGACTTTGAAAAGGCCAAAACTTTCAAACCCTGGCTGGTATTCCCAAAAGAAGGCAATAAATTATAA
- a CDS encoding agmatinase family protein, translating to MTDLSHFDPNGVSNPNNNIFGLPFTEEDARLVILPVPWEVTVSCSAGTARAADHIFKASMQVDLFDADVKDAWKQGFYMRVPDRKILLKSDYLRKEAELYIDYISKGEPIEKNNFMCKSLKEINEGAVYLNNWVYDQTKTLLDQGKLVALLGGDHSTALGFYKSIADKYPSFGILQIDAHCDLRESYESFRYSHASIMYNALNEIPQLTKLVQVGVRDYCEEEWDYLCNNKERVVTYFDKNIKERCYEGESWREIADEIVDHLPQHVFLSFDIDGLDPKLCPNTGTPVPGGFEAQQVYYLLKRIIKSGRRFVGFDLSEVGVGENEWDANVGARVLWKLSNLLVACNQQAVVGS from the coding sequence ATGACAGACTTATCACATTTTGATCCCAACGGTGTAAGTAATCCCAATAATAACATATTTGGTTTGCCCTTCACAGAAGAAGATGCCCGGCTTGTAATCCTGCCGGTACCCTGGGAAGTGACCGTTAGTTGTAGTGCCGGTACAGCACGCGCCGCCGACCATATCTTCAAAGCCAGTATGCAGGTTGACTTGTTTGATGCCGATGTAAAGGATGCCTGGAAACAGGGCTTTTATATGCGTGTGCCCGACAGGAAGATCCTGCTGAAGAGCGATTACCTGCGCAAAGAAGCTGAATTGTACATTGACTACATCTCCAAAGGTGAGCCCATAGAGAAAAACAATTTTATGTGCAAATCACTCAAGGAGATCAATGAAGGGGCTGTATACCTGAATAACTGGGTATATGACCAGACCAAAACTTTATTGGACCAGGGCAAACTGGTAGCCTTATTGGGTGGAGACCACAGTACCGCTTTGGGATTTTACAAGTCTATAGCCGATAAATATCCTTCTTTTGGCATTTTGCAGATTGATGCGCACTGCGACCTGCGGGAATCCTATGAGAGTTTCCGCTATAGCCATGCCAGCATCATGTACAATGCCCTGAATGAAATACCCCAGCTTACCAAACTGGTGCAGGTGGGGGTACGTGATTATTGTGAAGAGGAATGGGATTACCTGTGCAACAACAAGGAGCGGGTAGTTACCTATTTTGATAAAAACATTAAGGAACGCTGTTATGAGGGTGAGTCGTGGAGAGAGATCGCCGATGAGATCGTGGACCACCTGCCGCAGCATGTATTCCTGAGCTTTGATATTGACGGGCTCGACCCCAAACTGTGCCCTAATACCGGTACGCCCGTACCCGGTGGCTTTGAAGCCCAGCAGGTATATTACCTGCTGAAACGCATCATTAAGAGCGGCCGCCGCTTCGTTGGCTTCGACTTGAGTGAAGTAGGTGTGGGAGAAAATGAGTGGGATGCCAATGTTGGCGCACGTGTATTGTGGAAGTTAAGTAATTTGCTGGTGGCTTGCAATCAACAGGCTGTTGTCGGCTCATGA
- a CDS encoding putative sugar nucleotidyl transferase gives MIFLNDKEVRDHLFPFTLMRSAADIRIGILTIREKWEALLGQEVKVVGDASHVISPEAALFAANIIPSEQFIASLQKDDNTLKKDPDWEAIKILQYPWHIFEWNDWALREDFKLVTRDRASQVIPESVQVINAKDIFIEPGARLAHCMLNASTGPVYIGKDAEIMEGSFIRGPFALCEGAVVKMGSKIYGATTIGPYCTVGGEIKNSIFFGYSNKAHDGYLGDAVIGEWCNLGAGSSNSNLKNNATDVRVWHQPSKDYIRAGMKCGLLMGDYSRAAINTAFNTGTVTGICTNIFGEGLTPKFIPSFTWGSKALSRYEFEKALSDISNWKKLKNRELTDAEAKQLKHIFEQS, from the coding sequence ATGATATTCCTGAATGACAAAGAAGTACGCGACCATTTATTTCCTTTCACGCTCATGCGTTCTGCCGCCGATATCCGTATCGGCATTCTCACCATCCGCGAGAAGTGGGAAGCCTTACTGGGGCAGGAGGTAAAAGTAGTGGGAGACGCTTCTCATGTAATTTCCCCCGAAGCGGCCCTCTTTGCTGCCAATATTATTCCTTCCGAACAGTTTATCGCTTCCCTGCAAAAAGATGACAATACGCTCAAAAAAGACCCCGATTGGGAGGCTATTAAAATACTGCAGTATCCCTGGCATATTTTTGAATGGAATGACTGGGCCCTGCGGGAAGATTTCAAATTGGTTACCCGTGACAGGGCTTCCCAGGTGATCCCCGAAAGTGTGCAGGTGATTAATGCAAAAGACATTTTTATAGAGCCGGGCGCCCGCCTGGCCCATTGTATGCTCAATGCTTCTACCGGGCCTGTTTATATCGGCAAGGATGCCGAGATCATGGAGGGCAGCTTCATCAGGGGGCCCTTTGCGCTTTGTGAGGGCGCTGTAGTGAAGATGGGCAGCAAAATATATGGCGCTACCACCATCGGTCCTTACTGCACGGTGGGCGGCGAGATCAAGAACAGTATTTTCTTTGGCTATTCCAATAAAGCACACGATGGCTATCTGGGCGATGCCGTGATAGGAGAGTGGTGCAACCTGGGCGCCGGTTCTTCCAATTCCAACCTGAAGAACAATGCCACCGATGTACGTGTGTGGCATCAGCCTTCCAAAGATTATATCCGCGCCGGCATGAAGTGTGGCCTGCTCATGGGCGATTATTCCCGTGCCGCTATTAATACAGCTTTTAATACCGGCACCGTGACAGGCATCTGCACGAATATTTTTGGGGAAGGGCTTACCCCGAAATTCATACCCAGTTTTACCTGGGGAAGCAAGGCATTATCGAGGTATGAATTTGAAAAAGCATTGTCCGATATCAGTAATTGGAAAAAATTAAAGAATCGGGAACTCACAGATGCGGAAGCAAAGCAATTGAAACATATTTTTGAGCAATCATAG